The following nucleotide sequence is from Manis pentadactyla isolate mManPen7 chromosome 13, mManPen7.hap1, whole genome shotgun sequence.
TAGTGAAGGAGCTGCTTAACCTTGTCTAACTCTGCATGACCCCCAATTTGAATACCGAGCCCTGCTTCTACGTATTATGGAACACATCTTGGAAACACTGCCTTACTTAAGTGTATACGTTTTCAGTTACAAATTAACTCCAGAGCTCATTGCCAAGGATTTGGCTCAGATGTATCCCGGACAACCTTGTCATTAGAATTACCAATGGTGAGAAAGTAATTAACATCCAGGGATCCGAGTAGGAGGTTGTTTATGGTATTGTTGGGATGGGTCCCGATAATTTCTTACTCTCTTGGAGCAGGTTGGGATATGTACGTTTTGGAAAGACATTTGGGTTCTAGAACCCTAAGGTGCGATGTGAAATCTCAAGCTCTTCCTGTTGGCCCTGCGGCCAGGGTCCTTTCCCTCAGTACAACTCTCCAGCTCCTGCAGGCACTGCAGGTAGACAACACTCTCCTTCGTGGCTTTGCTGACTCTCCTGTTGGTGAAGGAAAGTCAGATCTAAGGCAGGGCTGCCTACAAAACTTGTAACGCATGTCATTCTTGATGTCCAGGTGTTGAAGCTTCTCCATTGGACAGGCTTCTTAGGTCCGGTATTTCCACCTCCCACAGCTGATTCTTCAGCAGACTACAAAaaaatgtttgtctttttttctagCAGAATCAATACCAGGCACACTGCTTGGTACAGGATAccaacacatcaataaaacatgagaaatgcatgaaaaaaatggtatctattttgagtttcatGAATTGAAGTCCAATGATACTCTTCACATTTATTCTCTCCTTTATAGAATTTGATAAGGTAACTTCATGTCACCCTCTGTCTGCCATTAAACAGGTAATGCTTAAGACAATAGGCTAGACCCAGGAAAACTAATGCTTATGAAAGTTGgaggcaaatttaaaaaatatttttaagtatttaaatataaaatatttaaataatataaccCAGGTGTTTCAACTCTGGAGATCTAGGTTACTTGGAGTCCAAGCCCAAGTCACTGAGAGTCTGAAGTTCTTCCTGAAGTTTCTGCATATTCTGTCGCCATTGCTGTGAGCTTTTCTATGGGCTGTCTCTAATCAAATGACATCATTCCAGACGTGAAACTCCAGTCTTTCTTGGCTttcacatgcaacacacacacatgcacacactcacaaatGTGTGTGACAGACATACTGTTCATATACATGTTCAGCAATGTAGGAGACTTTGCTGAGGGTTTGGGGGGAAGACAGATTAACATTGTAGAATGAATGTTGATGGCCTCAAATTGAGTATTAGGCATCCCCTCTCTTAAAATGCTTCTTAGGCAACCACAGTTTTggcctttctcctcttttttctgctATTTTCCTCTCGGAGGAGCATTAGATATtacccttttaaaaaaaactcattCAGGGCAATTTAAGCCATTCTTTTGATGACAGGGCTCTTGATAATACTCATGTCCTTATGGTCTTTCTCTTTGCCTTCTAATGATGGGATCCCCTGCCCAGCACCAAGACATTTCTCTCTAAGAGAAAATCAGGTAGATGGTTTAGATAATCACATTTTCACCTCATTACCCTTTGTTTTGCATCTGCAATTTTCAGTTCAATATTAAAGGAATGTTCaacaatcctttttaaaaaaaatcatagtttTAATGGGCTTTTAATGGTAGCCTTTCTGTGTTGTTGGAAGAGGGACATGTATAACCCTCATTGTTACAAACTGTGACTCCTGCACCATCATTCTATAAAAAACGTTTCCCGCCAGATGTCTTGCCAGAGAACAAGGTTAAACCCATAGGTTCGTCACCTGCCTTGAGGGACCTTACATGCTAACCCTAGTTTCACGTCCTGAACTTAATGTAAACTTGGGACTGAATTTTCCAGCGAGGAAGCCCCCCTAGTTATATAGGCTCTGAGAGTCCTGTTGGTTTTCTAGGCATGTGGCCCACCTAGACTGAAGCACAGAAGCTGGCATAATCCAATAGGAAATTTTCTCATTATGCCCTCAAGTTTTGATATTATCTGGACATAAACACCTTTAGGTGTATCTAAAAATTTGTACTGTAGTCCCCTTGAGATGAAACTACCCTTGAGACAATCTCAAACAAAGACCTGATTCCTTTCAAACATTTTTGGAAGACCATTAGAAATGATTAGCAGACTCCAGGGGCTTTCTCCTACTATGAAGAAGATGAGGACTAAGAAGATCAGGTGTGGGATGCCATATGCCTTTGAGAAGGAGATGAGGCAGAGGGAGTTGTTCTCAAAAAAAGGGAGATGAGttcccttacttttttttttttaagtcaccaaCAGTTGTCCCTGACTTCAGTGATGTCTACTTTCAGCTTGTGATTGAGAAAGTCCAGAGTTCTACCTCATGCATCCAAGGGTATTCTGGAATTTCCCGGTTTTAGAATTAAGTCACTCCTTGTTATAGGGGACCCTGACCTTTATAGGTCGCTTTCACATCTTTATCTTCTCCACAATCCTCTCTcacatttatttaacttttgtatCTGCATTAAGTTTATTTTGATGTGTTGGATGTTTTACTCTTGATGATGAGTGTTTGGACAAGACATTGCCTTTCTTAGGGCTCCTTGCACCTCCTTGTTTCTAATTGTATAAATAAAAGGATTCAGAAGGGGTGTGAGGATAGTATTCAGCACTGACACCATCTTATTAATCTTaaagaaagagtgtgttgtcggTCTCAGGTACATGAACAGAACAGCCCCGTAGAGCAGGGAGACGACCGTCAGGTGAGAGGCACAGGTGGAGAAAGCCTTCCGGCGGCCAGCGACTGAAGGAATCCGTAGGATGGTGGATAGGATATAGATGTAAGAAATCACAGTGAAGAAGAGTGATCCTGGGATCACCAGGATGGTTGCCAAGAGACCCAGGAGTTCCAGAATGCTTGTGTCTGCACAGGCTGCTTTCAGGATGGGGCCAACATCACAGTAGAAATGATTGATGACATTGTTGCCACAGAACGGCAGCTGGATGAGCAGCAGCATCTGACAAAAGACAATGGTGAAGCCCACCCCCCAGGAGCTGAGGGCCAGCTGCAGGCAGAGGTTGCTGGTCATGATGATGGGGTAGCGaaggggcttgcagatggccagaTAACGGTCAAAAGACATGACAGTGAGGATGAAGAACTCCGTGGTGCCCAGAAAGAAGTGGAAGAAAGCCTGCAGCAGGCAGCAGGTGGTGCAGATAGCTGTTCTAGCCACCACAAAAGTTTCTAGCAGTTTGGGCATGACCGTGGTGGTGTACCAGATCTCAAGAAAGGATAAGTTGCAAAGGAAGAAGTACATTGGAATCTGTAGCCTGGGCTCAGTGCAGACAATGGCAATAATGAGCCCATTGCCTGCAAGGGTTAGTATGTAGATGGAAAAGATCCCTATAAAAAGAGGGATTTGTAGTCCTTGGATACCAGGAAAGCCTAGGAGGATGAACTCTGTGATTGCTGTGCCATTTCTCATGGTGCTTGATGTACTAGAAAGAGACAAGAAGGTAGTCCCTTAGAATCTCACACTTAAATACAGGTccgccacacacacaaaaaggaggATTCTGATGCTATTTAAGGTCCTGCAGGGCACTTCCTCCCTTCACATACAGCTACACACCAAGTACTCCTTTCTAACAATGATTTGGCTTGTTCCTCTGTCAGCTAAACCAGTTTTGAATGGACTTTGAACGTACTAGGTACACTGAACAATCAATGCAATGTGATGGTT
It contains:
- the LOC118934610 gene encoding olfactory receptor 6X1, coding for MRNGTAITEFILLGFPGIQGLQIPLFIGIFSIYILTLAGNGLIIAIVCTEPRLQIPMYFFLCNLSFLEIWYTTTVMPKLLETFVVARTAICTTCCLLQAFFHFFLGTTEFFILTVMSFDRYLAICKPLRYPIIMTSNLCLQLALSSWGVGFTIVFCQMLLLIQLPFCGNNVINHFYCDVGPILKAACADTSILELLGLLATILVIPGSLFFTVISYIYILSTILRIPSVAGRRKAFSTCASHLTVVSLLYGAVLFMYLRPTTHSFFKINKMVSVLNTILTPLLNPFIYTIRNKEVQGALRKAMSCPNTHHQE